Genomic segment of Gloeocapsa sp. PCC 7428:
GGGTAAAGCAGATGATAGGAGATGGTAAGGAACCTATACAGCAGAAAACGCGATCGCATCACAACGAGCATAACGGTCATCACGCACACCACCAACAGAATGCCGATACTCCCCATCACGGACACGCTGGACATTCTGGACACGGAGGACATCCAGGACATCACGATCCAGCAATTTTTAAGCGACGGTTCTTTATCTGCTTAGTCCTTACAATACCTATTCTGTATTTTTCTGAGCAATTGCAAGGCTGGTTAGGGTATGAAGCGATCGCCTTTCCTGGCTCTAACTGGATTAACCCTATTCTAGGTATCGTCATCTACTTTTATGGTGGCTGGGTATTCCTACGCGGAGCCTGGAGCGAACTGCATAGTAAAATTGGCATGATGACCTTGATTGCGCTGGCAATCACAGTTGCTTTCGTCTACAGCATCGCAGTTTCTCTTGGTTTACCTGGAATGCCCTTTTTCTGGGAACTAGCAACGCTGGTAGATATTATGTTGCTGGGACACTGGATTGAGATGGCTTCTGTCGCTGGAGCCAGTCGCGCCTTAGAAAATTTAGCCGAACTCGTACCAACACAAGCGCATCGATTGCAAAACGGCAAGATTGAAGATGTGCCTGTTAGCGAAATTACCGTAGAAGACGTTATCCTGATTCGTCCAGGGGAACAGATACCTAATGACGGCGTAGTCATTGAGGGAGATACGAGCGTGGATGAGTCATTTCTGACTGGAGAATCTCGTCCCGTTCCCAAACAACAGGGGAATGAAGTCGTCGCTGGTTCTGTTAATGGCGAAGGTTCGGTGCAAGTCAAAGTTACTCGCGTTGGTGGTGAAACCACAATCAGTCAAATTATGCGCTTAGTGGAGGAGGCGCAAGGATCGAGAAGCCGCTATCAAGTATTAGCCGATCGCACTGCATATTGGTTAACCTTAATTGCGATCGCAGCAGGGACAATAACATTTATCGTTTGGCTGTGGCTGAGCGATTTGTTATTTGCGATCAATCGTAGCGTTACTGTACTCGTCATTACCTGTCCTCATGCATTGGGATTAGCAATTCCCCTCGTTGTTGCCAACTCTACAGGGCTAGCCGCTAAAAACGGAATTTTGGTACGCAATCGCGATGCCTTGGAACGGGCAAAAGATATCAAAACAATGGCATTTGATAAGACGGGAACCTTAACAGAAGGTAAATTTGGAGTGCAAAGAGTCTATGCCGAGCGCATCGATGAAAGCCAAGCATTAGCGATCGCTGCTGTGTTAGAAACGCCTTCCGAGCATCCTTTAGCTAAAGCTGTAGTCACAGCCGCCCAACAACAAAGGCTAGAGTTACCGCAGATGTCTGACTTCAAGACAGTGACGGGTAGGGGAGTCGAGGGCGATATTCGCGGTCAAATTTACCGCATTGGACGACCAGAATGGGTATCAGAGCAAAAATTGCCAATCTCAACATCGCTGCAAGCAGGATTGACAAAAGCAGACGAGCGCGGTGAGAGTGCAGTCGTGTTGATGGACAATCGCCAAGCGATCGCCGTTATATCAATGGCAGATCGCGTCAGAGAACGAGCACGGGAAGCAGTGAATCAGTTACACGCTAAGGATATTCAAGTCGTGATGATTACGGGTGATGCAGAAGCTGTAGCAAAAACAGTGGCTCAAGAGTTAGGTATAGATCGCTACTACGCCCGCGTTTTACCAGAAGATAAGGTCAAGATTATCAGCCAGTTGAAACGAGAAGGTGCAACTGCTTTTGTGGGAGATGGTATCAACGATGCTGCGGCGCTTTTGGAAGCAAATATGGGAATTGCGATCGGTGCGGGAACAAATGTCGCAATTGAATCGGCAGATTTAGTGTTGATTGAAGACGATCCGCTTGATGCCGTCAAAGCTTTAAATCTAGCGCAGAAAACCTACAGTAAGATGATTCAAAACCTATTCTGGGCGACAGGATACAACGTCATTGCGATTCCTCTGGC
This window contains:
- a CDS encoding heavy metal translocating P-type ATPase, whose translation is MIGDGKEPIQQKTRSHHNEHNGHHAHHQQNADTPHHGHAGHSGHGGHPGHHDPAIFKRRFFICLVLTIPILYFSEQLQGWLGYEAIAFPGSNWINPILGIVIYFYGGWVFLRGAWSELHSKIGMMTLIALAITVAFVYSIAVSLGLPGMPFFWELATLVDIMLLGHWIEMASVAGASRALENLAELVPTQAHRLQNGKIEDVPVSEITVEDVILIRPGEQIPNDGVVIEGDTSVDESFLTGESRPVPKQQGNEVVAGSVNGEGSVQVKVTRVGGETTISQIMRLVEEAQGSRSRYQVLADRTAYWLTLIAIAAGTITFIVWLWLSDLLFAINRSVTVLVITCPHALGLAIPLVVANSTGLAAKNGILVRNRDALERAKDIKTMAFDKTGTLTEGKFGVQRVYAERIDESQALAIAAVLETPSEHPLAKAVVTAAQQQRLELPQMSDFKTVTGRGVEGDIRGQIYRIGRPEWVSEQKLPISTSLQAGLTKADERGESAVVLMDNRQAIAVISMADRVRERAREAVNQLHAKDIQVVMITGDAEAVAKTVAQELGIDRYYARVLPEDKVKIISQLKREGATAFVGDGINDAAALLEANMGIAIGAGTNVAIESADLVLIEDDPLDAVKALNLAQKTYSKMIQNLFWATGYNVIAIPLAAGVASAWGILLSPAVGALLMSLSTVIVAVNAVLLRRAKLA